The Spartobacteria bacterium genome segment CACCGTACCAGTAAATCGTTAGGTGTCCCCACTGAAGAAATATCGGATGCATTTTATCTGCTCAGTTATTCGTGGATGCTTATGAGTTTCCGTCGGCTTCGAAGGTCACTCGGGCAATGTAGGGCAATTCACGATAGAAGTTATTGTAATCAAGGCCATATCCCACCACAAATTCATCCTCAATAGTAAACCCGACATGTTCCGCCTGCATGGTGTTCACACGACGGCTCGGCTTGTCCAGCAATACGCATGCACGACAGCTTCGCGCCCCTTTGCTCATCACATGTTCTTTTGCAAAAGCCAGCGTTCGCCCCGAATCAAGAATGTCATCGACAATAAAAACATCCGCCCCCGTTAAATCTTCTGTACAGTCTTTTACAACCTCAACCTGTCCTGAAGACGCCGTACCCGAACCATAGCTGGCCAACATCATAAAATCGACGCGTCCATGAATACCGTCTCTGTTCAGCTCGCGGACTAGATCCGCAAAAAACATGAAGCTTCCGCGCAGGATACCAATCATAACAAAGTTATCACTACGACAATCCTCTGCCATGTGAACCACAATATCACGAACCCGTTCACGAATTTGCTCTTCGGTTATCAGTACATTACGAATATGATGCGGATCCATGATTGCCTCCTGTAAACGGGTAATAAAAGAAGATTGTATATGAGATGAACGCACATGCGACCAAGGGGGACGTATGTACGATTCATTCAGTGAAATCTCAAGAATATTCTGATAAAACACAACCTAATCATTGGGATTCACCGGTCTGGGAACAAAGAAATCCATCGTCTTTTGCTCGATCGTATGAATGACACGTCCCCCGTTAAATGAATGCACCAGATCCCGCATGATCTTCCTCGGGTCACGTACGGTAGATGAAAATATTTTGTCCATTTTATGCCGCGTAACGACCACCTGCTCTTTTCCACCCCATATATGTACCGGCTTCGCCATCGTCCACGGATTCAAAGCCCAGTCAATGACTTGCTGATCGCTGCACTCGGGATGAGAAAGCCGCAGATCATCTGCCAATGGACTGTCATAATGGAAGGGATAGGCACAAATCACCGGATTATGGTACTGCAGCCTACGTATAAACTTAATGATCTGCTGCGCCTCATGGCCATTGACTTCTGGACCGCCAACCCAAAAAACCAATTCCGTGAGAATGCCCAGAGACTGCATGGTTCGAATCATCTCTTTAAAGGGCTCTTCTGCGTATACGAAACCATAGTCATTTAACCGCTCCGGCATCGTCGAAGGAAAAAGAAATGCAACCCGGCGGCAACCTGCATCCATGAGTTTCTTAATGGTCTCAAAAGAAAGATATCGGGGAAATACCTGCAATCCCCAGCGCTGAGTATTGCGGATCATCAATAACGCATCAATCCAGTCACTTAACCGTTTTGGCGTCCACACCCCGGGAGCATCATCAAAAAAAACCTCTGTCATCCCCGTTCCTATACACTTCTGCAAGCAGCACGCCATTCGATTCATAGGCCATATCCGTAAAGGGGTTCCTTTTCCTGAAAAATCACGATCAACCGATTCCCCTGTATGACCGCGCGATAATCGGGCATGCACACATATCTGCCCTGACTGCCGTTTGGCCTTCATATAACCTGACCAGTCTATCTCTGCCCAATCCGGCAAGGCCATCGAATGCAATGACTCCTCCCACAAGGGGGCCCAACCCCGCGATGAACGCGACAATAATCCCTGCACGTTTACCAGTCGCTGCGGCACATCATGATAATCAAGCAGATAACGCAAGGGTGCCTCCGGATCACCCATCAACGCATAGTCAATCACGTCAAACCGCATCACATGCTCTGCACAGGTAGACGGAAAAGACCCGCACAATGCCGTTGTAATGCCGCTAAACTGCTTTTTAAGAACCTGCATTACGGCCATCGCTGAGCCTAGATTTTCCAGCGATGCACGCACAACAGCCACTCGTATATCTCGATCCGCCTCCATGCATTGCTGCAGAGCAAGCTCCACATTGTCCGTCAAATTTAAATCAACAAATACCGACTGATGTCGCGTCCTCTCCTTAATGTAGGCAGATAAACATAACAAATCCCAATCCGGACCAATGCTCTGGATACGACCCCGATACATCGCTAGCTCCAGCATTTCAAGGTCACGGTTAATCGGATTTATAATCAATACTTTCATACCACTCTCTAATTGCGTTGTATCACATCATCGGCAGGACCCCACTATTATTAATATAATTCTTATTTTATATATCTCCATCCTATTTTTATATTTTATTTTTGACATACCGCTCGTACCAAACTAGAATTCCAGTCGATGTTTACAATAGTTGCTCATTCACGGCATCGACAATCAACTGATAATCCGGAAGGCAAAACAACAACAGGTCTGCCCACTTTTTTGTATGAGCACCATAACGACCAAACTCGCGCACATTGCTATGAACGAACGTGGAGACGGCCTTGGCATGCGAATGCCCGCGATGTCTGGTATCCCGAGTCAATCGTGTAGCGAACTGTGTTTCCCAATGTGCATCAATGAATATGGAGAAATCTATGAAGGGTAAAAACTGCGAATAACTGGCTATTTCGCCATCTAATATAACAACTTTTTCAGGGGTGAAACGTTCGGTCCGGTCGCCAACGCCTCGCACAGAATCGTACACCGGCTTTTCAAAGGGTGTCCCATTGCTTATGCACCGAAGATGCTCCAGCAGCAGCTGGATTCGGTTTGCTCTGGGATGAGCACCAAAGATACACTCTTTCGCTCGACTTGACCGTGATCTCTTGTAGTCGTCCAGATGAAGTACCGAAGCATTTTTTAAGTGCTCCGCCAGCCTTTGACTGAAGGTACTCTTACCGATACCACCTGGGCCACCAACAGATATAATATGATGATTCCGCTCCATCGAGAGAGATTTGACAATTAACTGAGCGGCATATTCTGATGCAGTAAGTCCTGTGGATACGGCTTGATGATGACGCCGTCGCAGTTTCGTCATGATGTATACCTTAAAATTCGTGTTTTTTCGGATTGATTTCAGAGGCCTACGCCTTTTTTTATGTCATTTCAAGTATAGGGCTTTGACTGCTTACTTTTTTTGCACTGGATTCAGAATTGAACAACGGGTACAGTATACACAGAAATGAAATACCATCAGACACATCTGCACCGAATCTATGCCATGTTGTTTATCGTTGCGATAACGGCATCATATTCCGGCGCAAAGGAGGTTGAAATGAACCCGAATTCTGACAAATCTGTACTTTCATCCCGTCTGGCCGGTAGCTGGTACACAGCTCAACCCGAAATATTACGGTCTGAAATAAATGCTCTTCTCGAAGAGGCAACCGCCCCCGTACATTCCAATGTATGTGCGCTAATTATGCCGCACGCCGGGCTTGCCTATTCTGGAATGACCGCTGCATATGCTCTGAATGCGACGCATAAGAGTTATAACCGCATCATCGTCATCGGCCCGTCGCATCGTGTTCCCATGTTCAATCAGGCCAGCATAGCAAAGGTGACTCATTACGCGACACCACTGGGCGAAATTCCGCTTGATTTGGAATTCATACAAAAACTAATAACCAATGACTGTTATGTATCCATTCCATCTGCTCATGAAAATGAAAACAGCGTTCAAATGCAACTGCCCCTGTTACAGTCAGCGTTCAGTGATTTCAAATTGGTCCCGATCATTGTTGGTGCGCTGGATATAGCAGGTGCGCAATCCATTGCTCAGTCATTATTGCGCGAAATCGATGAGGATACACTGGTCATTGCCAGCACCGACTTCACTCATTATGGTCGAAATTTTGATTACAGTCCGTTTCCTCTGAACAGTCAGACGCGCTCACGTATTGAACAAGTCGATATGACCGCGTTTAATTACGTACTGAACAAGGATGCAGCAGGCTGGATTCAATTCATTGAGCATTCCGGAGCAACTATTTGTGGCCGATCTTCAGTCGCGGTTCTACTGGCTATGCTGCCAACCAATGCGGAGGTATCTCTCCTTCACTATACGCAATCGGGCGATCTAACAGGCGATTACGCCCATACGGTCAGTTATCTTTCTGCTGC includes the following:
- the hpt gene encoding hypoxanthine phosphoribosyltransferase produces the protein MDPHHIRNVLITEEQIRERVRDIVVHMAEDCRSDNFVMIGILRGSFMFFADLVRELNRDGIHGRVDFMMLASYGSGTASSGQVEVVKDCTEDLTGADVFIVDDILDSGRTLAFAKEHVMSKGARSCRACVLLDKPSRRVNTMQAEHVGFTIEDEFVVGYGLDYNNFYRELPYIARVTFEADGNS
- the amrB gene encoding AmmeMemoRadiSam system protein B; this translates as MKYHQTHLHRIYAMLFIVAITASYSGAKEVEMNPNSDKSVLSSRLAGSWYTAQPEILRSEINALLEEATAPVHSNVCALIMPHAGLAYSGMTAAYALNATHKSYNRIIVIGPSHRVPMFNQASIAKVTHYATPLGEIPLDLEFIQKLITNDCYVSIPSAHENENSVQMQLPLLQSAFSDFKLVPIIVGALDIAGAQSIAQSLLREIDEDTLVIASTDFTHYGRNFDYSPFPLNSQTRSRIEQVDMTAFNYVLNKDAAGWIQFIEHSGATICGRSSVAVLLAMLPTNAEVSLLHYTQSGDLTGDYAHTVSYLSAAITGTWTAQTNQPAVSTDDAAGLTKEETRTLLQLARNTLTYYLEHHVMPTPSDVHYTPTEHTLNIMGAFVTLHKNKQLRGCIGEIFPRRPLVEAVMEHAVNSGVNDPRFPSVSLSELPSIDFEISALSAPTKINDFRQIVLGKHGVVLYKNGHSAVFLPQVATEQGWDIADTLTHLSMKAGLSPRDWQRGCRFEVFTAQVFGEKQ